One Candidatus Hydrogenedentota bacterium DNA segment encodes these proteins:
- a CDS encoding alpha-L-fucosidase has product MTPVLLIALAHAAQFAQPYEPTWESLDQRPNPAWFTDAKFGIFIHWGVYSVPAWGPKERYSEWYWHDLIQGDGQTKAFHEATYGPNFRYQDFAPQFKAELFEPADWADVFNRSGAKYVVLTSKHHEGFSLWPDPTNWNWNSMDIGPHRDLAGDLTGAVREAGLKMGFYYSLYEWFNPLYQSDVDRYVDTYMLPQMKDLVQRYKPDIFWPDGEWSHPSSTWRSTEFLAWLFNESDAPEDIAINDRWGKECRNVHGGFATPEYGHLPEGKLIQEQRFEECQGMGRSFGYNRNERAENYRSTAELLHLLIDNVSRGGNLLLDIGPTADGRIPEIMEERLLEMGEWLAVNGEAIYGTRALANAPTVEGVRFTEKDGAVYAICLQWPGEALSIPLERAVSRVSLLGYDKPVAFMQSGPSITIQPPALGVDEAPCRHAYVFKME; this is encoded by the coding sequence ATGACACCTGTACTCTTGATCGCCCTGGCCCACGCGGCCCAGTTTGCCCAGCCCTACGAGCCCACGTGGGAATCGCTCGACCAGCGGCCCAACCCCGCGTGGTTCACCGACGCCAAGTTTGGCATCTTCATCCACTGGGGCGTCTATTCCGTGCCCGCCTGGGGCCCGAAGGAACGCTATTCCGAGTGGTACTGGCACGATCTGATCCAGGGCGACGGGCAGACGAAGGCCTTTCACGAGGCGACGTACGGGCCGAATTTCCGCTACCAGGACTTCGCGCCGCAGTTTAAGGCGGAGCTCTTCGAACCGGCGGACTGGGCGGATGTCTTCAACCGGTCCGGCGCGAAATACGTCGTGCTCACGTCGAAGCACCACGAAGGCTTCTCGCTCTGGCCCGACCCCACGAACTGGAACTGGAACAGCATGGATATCGGGCCGCACCGCGATCTGGCGGGCGACCTGACCGGGGCCGTGCGCGAGGCGGGGCTCAAGATGGGCTTCTATTACTCGCTCTACGAGTGGTTCAACCCGCTCTACCAGTCGGACGTCGACCGCTATGTGGACACGTACATGCTGCCGCAGATGAAGGACCTGGTGCAGCGGTACAAGCCCGATATCTTCTGGCCCGACGGCGAATGGAGCCACCCGAGCAGCACCTGGCGCAGCACGGAGTTCCTGGCGTGGCTCTTCAACGAGAGCGACGCGCCGGAGGACATCGCCATCAACGACCGCTGGGGCAAGGAGTGCCGCAACGTGCACGGCGGCTTCGCGACGCCGGAATACGGCCACCTGCCCGAGGGCAAGCTGATTCAGGAACAACGCTTCGAGGAATGCCAGGGCATGGGCCGTTCTTTCGGCTACAACCGCAACGAGCGCGCGGAGAACTACCGGAGCACGGCGGAACTGCTGCACCTGCTCATCGACAACGTAAGCCGCGGCGGGAACCTGCTGCTGGACATCGGCCCGACGGCGGACGGGCGGATCCCGGAGATCATGGAAGAGCGCCTGCTGGAGATGGGCGAATGGCTCGCGGTCAACGGCGAAGCCATCTACGGCACGCGCGCGCTGGCGAATGCGCCGACGGTGGAGGGGGTCCGGTTCACGGAAAAGGATGGCGCGGTCTACGCGATTTGCCTGCAATGGCCGGGCGAGGCGCTTTCCATCCCGCTGGAGCGGGCGGTCAGCCGGGTGTCGTTGCTGGGTTACGACAAGCCGGTCGCGTTTATGCAGAGCGGCCCGAGCATCACGATCCAGCCGCCCGCGCTGGGGGTGGACGAGGCCCCGTGCCGCCATGCGTATGTGTTCAAGATGGAATGA